From a region of the Andrena cerasifolii isolate SP2316 chromosome 13, iyAndCera1_principal, whole genome shotgun sequence genome:
- the Pds5 gene encoding cohesin associated factor B pds5 isoform X4 produces MSEIVYPQGCRSVTEDLGPDELIRRLKTLAHTLQAMGQDEGMYQQYIPLALHLAEEHFLMHQSKDVQLLIACCIADVLRVYAPEAPYKDAEQVKTIFLFLIKQLAGLKDPKDPAFKRYFYLLENLAYVKSFNMCFELEDCQEIFCALFSLMFRIVNDEHSGKVKSFMLDVLCPLITESDIVSNELLDIILMNIVEPNKTQKKNAYLLAKELVIKCSDTLEPYIQAFFNHVLILGKEEKSLQICKKVYDLIYELNHICPSVLLSVLPQLECKLKSSSETERLGAVALLARMFSEKGSQLAVQHTQLWRAFLGRFNDISVSIRIKCVQYSMHFLLNHPELRKDITDTLKLRQHDADESVRYEVVMAIVTTARRDFEVVSDSEDLLEFVKERTLDKKFKIRKEAMSGLAMIYKKHLNDADVPQATKKAVTWIKDKILHGYYMAGMEDRLLVERLLNTCLVPYQLPAGERMKKLYHLLGTIDDHASKAFVELQKHQLAVRRAVVEWLEIVKKPDAMVELVAKIHQISRFLPDPMKVQEFLQKFSAHMRKDTALLQGMETIVQPNVSCKECADTISMVLKKLGQPVMTNLYYNTIKMLLERVSSVMIDEEAIRVLIGYVLDCLKGGNVIEEVGLNPNNAGEKGLRLLVMLSFVFGPHFLHNDILMQLVHLLELEDEMVAPLVLSIFTFLGKYKPLCDVAPDIMNLMVPICKNFAETGTPKQAKQAVRCLFVNMTNIHDTIFPEIIERIKNTLTPASEYYRTSIVTLGHIAYNLPEKYQVQIKNMVSRKIVKELLVKESSEQTSDTIEGDWCREDQLPEETRCRLEGLKCMARWLLGLKTDVLSAQKTFRMLNAFVVNKGDLLQQGRLSKAEMSWLRLQAGCSMLKICEQKGVGDQFTAEQFYNLSQLMVDEVPQVREAFGSKLHKGLGRGIPNKCLPLDFMGYYALAGKEQDKRLKCVLKTYMQTDINKRRDYVKTLSLGTVERAMGQLPHILPDYMLVFAVPILAHDPEFTSHQMVAQLKVIQQCLWFILEPLITKNEYYCYSFYKNLIERMKSHKDALKPEDNNMNYKLWAVCDLAMNVIYTKTTIFDMKEFPSETRIPTMYFKRADELLTNIRNYLPAEMQINMSSPKGKGLLHNTHSVSERPQRRAKSKQQKEVGIGPNETDARPAEASETRIQLPGLEEEIEEPPAKRALRESDKVNK; encoded by the exons ATGTCAGAAATAGTTTACCCGCAAGGGTGCAGATCTGTTACGGAAGATCTGGGTCCGGATGAACTGATTAGACGCTTAAAG ACCTTAGCTCACACGTTACAAGCGATGGGACAAGACGAAGGAATGTACCAGCAATACATACCTCTCGCGTTACATTTGGCGGAGGAACACTTTCTGATGCATCAGAGTAAAGACGTCCAGCTCTTGATCGCGTGCTGCATCGCTGACGTTCTAAGGGTCTACGCGCCCGAAGCTCCATACAAAGATGCGGAACAG GTGAAAACGATATTCCTGTTTCTGATTAAACAATTGGCCGGCTTGAAAGACCCGAAAGATCCCGCTTTTAAGAGATACTTCTATCTTCTGGAGAATTTGGCATACGTGAAATCGTTTAATATGTGCTTCGAGCTGGAAGACTGCCAAGAGATTTTCTGCGCGCTCTTTTCTCTTATGTTTAGGATAGTAAA CGATGAACATTCTGGGAAAGTGAAAAGTTTTATGTTAGACGTATTATGTCCACTTATTACAGAATCAGACATTGTTAGCAATGAACTTCTAGACATTATACTTATGAATATCGTAGAGCCAAACAAAACGCAGAAGAAGAATGCGTATTTGCTGGCGAAGGAACTAGTAATTAAATGTAGCGATACATTAGAACCTTATATTCAAGCA TTCTTCAACCACGTGTTGATCTTGGGCAAAGAGGAGAAAAGCTTACAAATCTGCAAGAAAGTGTACGATTTGATTTACGAGTTAAATCACATATGTCCGAGCGTCTTGTTGTCCGTCCTGCCGCAATTAGAATGTAAACTGAAATCATCTTCTGAAACCGAGCGTTTGGGTGCTGTAGCGTTACTAGCGAGAATGTTCTCCGAAAAAGGATCTCAATTAGCTGTACAACACACGCAACTGTGGCGAGCATTTCTAGGAAGATTCAACGACATCAGCGTATCGATTCGCATCAAATGCGTGCAGTATTCGATGCATTTTTTACTGAACCATCCTGAATTGAGAAAGGATATCACCGACACCTTGAAACTGAGGCAACACGACGCGGACGAAAGTGTCCGCTACGAAGTTGTTATGGCTATAGTAACCACCGCTAGAAGAGATTTCGAAGTTGTATCCGACAGTGAAGATTTACTAGAATTTGTTAAAGAGAGAACGTTGGATAAAAAG TTTAAGATCAGGAAAGAAGCAATGTCAGGATTGGCAATGATATACAAGAAACATTTGAACGACGCAGACGTACCGCAAGCTACAAAGAAGGCTGTTACTTGGATAAAAGATAAAATATTACATGGTTATTATATGGCGGGCATGGAAGATAGATTATTGGTAGAAAGATTATTGAATACCTGTTTAGTACCTTACCAGCTGCCAGCTGGTGAGCGAATGAAGAAATTATATCATTTATTAGGTACAATTGACGACCACGCATCCAAAGCATTTGTAGAATTGCAGAAACATCAACTTGC CGTGCGAAGGGCAGTGGTCGAATGGTTGGAAATCGTAAAGAAGCCGGACGCCATGGTTGAGCTGGTGGCTAAAATCCATCAGATATCCCGTTTTCTACCAGACCCCATGAAAGTGCAAGAATTTTTACAGAAGTTTAGTGCTCACATGAGAAAGGACACCGCACTGCTTCAAGGAATGGAAACGATAGTACAACCGAACGTTTCTTGCAAGGAGTGCGCGGATACGATAAGCATGGTTCTGAAGAAGTTAGGCCAGCCTGTCATGACGAATTTATATTATAACACGATAAAAATGTTATTAGAGAGAGTCAGTTCTGTCATGATCGATGAAGAAGCGATTAGG GTTTTAATTGGATACGTATTAGATTGTTTAAAAGGAGGTAACGTGATAGAAGAAGTCGGACTAAATCCAAACAACGCAGGAGAAAAAGGTCTAAGGCTACTTGTG ATGCTTTCGTTCGTGTTCGGTCCACATTTCCTTCACAACGACATCTTGATGCAACTCGTCCATCTTTTGGAATTGGAAGACGAAATGGTAGCGCCGCTGGTGCTCTCGATTTTCACATTTCTAGGAAAATACAAGCCTCTGTGCGACGTTGCGCCAGATATTATGAACCTTATGGTGCCGATATGCAAGAACTTCGCTGAAACGGGAACACCGAAACAGGCGAAGCAGGCTGTCAGATGTTTGTTCGTTAATATGACCAATATCCACGATACCATTTTCCCTGAAATTATCGAGAGAATTAAGAATACTCTTACCCCAGCTTCAGAATATTATCGAACATCTATAGTCACGTTAGGTCATATAGCTTATAATTTACCAGAAAAGTATCAAGTACAAATAAAGAATATGGTGTCGAGAAAG ATAGTCAAGGAGTTGTTAGTGAAAGAGAGCAGCGAGCAAACTTCCGACACCATCGAAGGAGATTGGTGCAGAGAAGATCAATTGCCCGAGGAGACCCGTTGTAGATTAGAAGGATTGAAGTGTATGGCACGCTGGTTGTTAGGATTGAAGACTGATGTACTCTCTGCTCAAAAAACCTTCAGAATGCTGAACGCGTTTGTGGTGAACAAGGGCGATCTTTTACAACAAGGTCGCTTAAGCAAGGCAGAAATGAGCTGGCTGCGATTACAAGCGGGCTGCTCGATGCTAAAGATATGCGAGCAAAAAGGTGTTGGCGATCAATTTACTGCGGAACAGTTCTACAACCTGTCTCAACTCATGGTG GACGAAGTTCCACAAGTGCGAGAGGCTTTCGGTAGCAAATTACATAAAGGACTCGGAAGAGGAATTCCAAATAAATGCTTGCCGTTAGATTTCATGGGCTATTACGCTCTCGCTGGCAAGGAACAAGACAAAAGACTAAAGTGCGTTTTGAAAACGTACATGCAAACCGACATAAATAAAAGGAGGGACTATGTTAAAACATTGTCACTgggtaccgtggaacgggccatgG GTCAACTGCCTCACATTCTTCCCGATTACATGCTAGTATTCGCAGTACCTATCCTTGCGCACGATCCTGAATTCACGAGCCATCAGATGGTGGCTCAGCTGAAAGTCATACAGCAGTGTTTATGGTTCATACTGGAGCCGCTCATAACAAAGAACGAATATTATTGCTAtagtttttataaaaatctcATTGAGCGAATGAAGAGCCACAAGGACGCTCTGAAACCCGAGGACAACAATATGAACTAT AAATTGTGGGCTGTTTGTGATTTAGCTATGAATGTGATATACACTAAGACGACGATTTTCGATATGAAAGAATTCCCCAGCGAGACACGAATTCCCACCATGTACTTCAAGCGCGCGGACGAGCTGTTGACCAACATCAGGAATTACTTGCCCGCCGAGATGCAGATAAACATGTCGAGCCCCAAAGGGAAAGGGTTGCTCCACAATACGCATTCGGTCAGTGAAAGGCCGCAGCGCAGGGCCAAGTCCAAACAGCAAAAGGAAGTGGGCATTGGCCCGAACGAAACCGACGCAAGG CCGGCGGAGGCATCCGAGACTAGAATTCAATTACCTGGTTTAGAAGAAGAA ATCGAAGAACCACCGGCGAAGAGGGCATTAAGAGAATCggataaagtaaataaataa